A genomic segment from Sparus aurata chromosome 20, fSpaAur1.1, whole genome shotgun sequence encodes:
- the lgi1b gene encoding leucine-rich glioma-inactivated protein 1b, with protein MGYPGRAVRGGWGGWKGWTLLVWVAAVSLVPADGRRVRQPRCPVGCTCTKDNALCENVRSVPHTFPSDVVSLSFVKSGFNEITGGSFVHTPALQLLLFTANSLDLIDEDAFLGLPHLEYLFIENNKIASISPFAFRGLKALIHLSLAYNNLETLPKDVFKGMDALTKVDLRGNNLICDCKLKWLVEWMHHTNATLDEIHCSGPPIQQGKKLNDLLPHSFDCITAEFASYQSLKFESISVEAFTFGTDQYVVFAQPFAGTCSFLEWDHVEMTFRTYDTIESTSTVVCKPMVIDNHLFVIAAQLFGGSHIYKRDTSANKFIKIQDIDILKIRKPNDIETFLIDGESFFVIADSSKAGSTTVYKWNGNGFYSHQSLHKWFRDTDVEYLEIANKPHLILSSSSQRPVVYQWNRSQKQFDRRTDIPDMEDVFSVKHFRVKGELFICLTRFIGDSKVMRWDGAMFKEVQTFPSRGSMVFQPVSIGNWQYAILGSDYSLTQVYQWDTKRGQFIPSQELNIQAPRAFSLVSIDDRVFLLASSFKGKTQIYEHLMIDLSN; from the exons ATGGGATACCCGGGCAGAGCAGTGAGAGGAGGATGGGGAGGGTGGAAGGGATGGACGCTCCTGGTGTGGGTCGCCGCTGTCAGCCTGGTTCCGGCGGACGGGCGGAGGGTGAGGCAGCCCAGATGCCCCGTCGGGTGCACCTGCACCAAAGATAATgctctgtgtgagaatgtcCGATCCGTGCCTCACACTTTCCCATCGGACGTCGTCTCGCT GTCTTTTGTCAAGTCTGGATTTAATGAAATCACAGGGGGAAGCTTTGTTCACACGCCTGCCCTGCAACTGCT GTTGTTCACGGCAAATTCATTGGACCTCATCGATGAGGATGCCTTCCTAGGTTTACCACATCTTGAATATCT GTTTATTGAAAATAACAAGATTGCATCGATATCCCCGTTTGCTTTCCGGGGCCTGAAAGCACTGATACACCT GAGTCTTGCTTACAACAACCTTGAGACGCTGCCCAAAGATGTCTTCAAGGGCATGGACGCTTTGACCAAAGT CGATCTACGGGGCAACAACCTGATATGCGACTGCAAGCTGAAGTGGCTGGTGGAGTGGATGCACCACACCAATGCCACCCTGGACGAGATCCACTGCAGCGGTCCGCCCATTCAGCAGGGGAAGAAGCTCAACGACCTGCTGCCACACTCCTTTGACTGCATCACAGCAG AATTTGCCTCCTATCAGTCGCTGAAGTTCGAGTCCATTTCGGTGGAGGCGTTCACCTTTGGGACCGATCAATACGTTGTGTTTGCCCAGCCGTTTGCCGGGACGTGCAGCTTCCTGGAATGGGATCACGTCGAGATGACCTTCAGAACCTACGACACCATTGAAA GCACGTCAACCGTGGTCTGCAAGCCCATGGTGATCGACAACCACCTCTTCGTCATCGCGGCCCAATTGTTTGGGGGCTCGCACATTTACAAACGCGACACCTCCGCCAACAAGTTCATCAAGATCCAGGACATCGACATCCTGAAGATACGCAAGCCTAACGACATCGAGACGTTCTTGATCGACGGGGAGTCCTTCTTCGTCATCGCCGACAGCTCCAAG GCCGGCTCCACGACAGTCTACAAATGGAACGGCAACGGCTTCTACTCCCACCAGTCCCTCCACAAGTGGTTCCGGGACACTGACGTTGAGTATTTGGAGATCGCCAACAAACCCCACCTGATCTTGTCCAGCAGTTCCCAGAGGCCCGTCGTCTACCAGTGGAACAGGAGTCAGAAGCAGTTCGACCGCAGGACCGACATACCAGATATGGAGGACGTCTTTTCCGTCAAACACTTCCGGGTCAAAG GTGAGCTGTTTATATGCCTGACAAGATTCATCGGGGACTCCAAGGTGATGCGCTGGGACGGCGCCATGTTCAAGGAGGTCCAGACATTTCCTTCCCGCGGCTCTATGGTGTTCCAGCCCGTCTCCATCGGCAACTGGCAGTACGCCATCTTGGGCAGCGATTATTCACTGACGCAAGTTTACCAATGGGACACCAAGAGGGGCCAGTTTATCCCATCCCAGGAGCTGAATATCCAGGCGCCGCGTGCGTTCTCTCTGGTTTCCATTGACGACCGGGTGTTCCTGCTCGCATCCAGCTTCAAGGGGAAAACTCAGATATACGAGCACCTCATGATCGATTTGAGTAATTGA